In one window of Plectropomus leopardus isolate mb unplaced genomic scaffold, YSFRI_Pleo_2.0 unplaced_scaffold27804, whole genome shotgun sequence DNA:
- the denr gene encoding LOW QUALITY PROTEIN: density-regulated protein (The sequence of the model RefSeq protein was modified relative to this genomic sequence to represent the inferred CDS: substituted 1 base at 1 genomic stop codon) — translation MDVIQKLRSFCCRIGFNIFSLFSXIIGPAANAPKQESGTGEAPPAGEEEEKKKQKRGGRGQIKQKKKTVPQKVTIAKIPRAKKKYVTRVCGLATFDIELREAQRFFAQKFSCGASVTAEDEIIIQGDFTDDIIDAIQEKWPEVDDDSIDDLGEVKK, via the exons atggaCGTCATCCAAAAGTTAAGAAGCTTTTGTTGCAGGattggttttaatattttctccttgttttcATGAATTATTGGCCCGGCAGCGAATGCGCCCAAGCAGGAGTCCGGCACTGGAGAAGCTCCTCCTgcaggcgaggaggaggagaaaaagaaacagaagagag gtgGAAGAGGCCAgatcaaacagaaaaagaagaccGTGCCTCAGAAAGTCACGATAGCAAAAATCCCAAGAGCCAAGAAAAAATACGTCACACGGGTGTGTGGCCTGGCAACATTTG ACATCGAACTTAGAGAGGCTCAGCGATTCTTTGCCCAGAAATTCTCTTGTGGTGCCTCCGTTACAGCAGAGGATGAAATAATCATTCAGGGAGATTTTACAGATGACATAATTGACGCCATTCAAGAGAAGTGGCCTGAG